One window of Catonella massiliensis genomic DNA carries:
- a CDS encoding ECF transporter S component has product MIKNKKIVLTALFIALGLTLPMITANVPMIGNMLLPMHFPVIICGLICGAGYGALAGAITPLLRSFIFGMPPLFPIAAAMAFELAVYGAVAGLVYVVIQKSKGSVYPALIISMLSGRAVWGVVSFILFRMMGKTLTLQMFIAGAFTNAVPGIVGQLIIIPALMYYLAKHRAASVETI; this is encoded by the coding sequence ATGATTAAGAACAAAAAAATAGTTTTAACAGCATTATTTATAGCACTTGGACTGACCTTGCCTATGATAACCGCCAACGTACCAATGATAGGCAATATGCTGCTTCCTATGCATTTCCCTGTTATTATCTGCGGTCTTATATGTGGAGCGGGTTATGGTGCTCTGGCAGGTGCGATAACACCACTGTTAAGAAGCTTTATCTTTGGTATGCCTCCTCTTTTTCCGATTGCGGCAGCTATGGCATTTGAACTTGCTGTATACGGCGCTGTAGCAGGACTTGTTTATGTGGTTATTCAAAAGAGCAAAGGTTCGGTTTATCCTGCACTCATTATATCAATGCTATCAGGCAGGGCAGTTTGGGGAGTGGTAAGCTTTATATTATTTAGAATGATGGGCAAGACACTTACACTCCAAATGTTCATTGCAGGAGCATTTACAAATGCGGTACCGGGAATAGTAGGACAGCTAATCATCATCCCTGCGCTTATGTATTATCTTGCAAAGCACAGGGCTGCATCAGTAGAAACTATATAG
- a CDS encoding class II fructose-bisphosphate aldolase: MLVNMRDVLRAADDNLYGQGAFNANSVAQIKALVEIHEELRSPAIIQGANLANGFMGGCIDFPKCTLEDKKKGAKNIGDAVRKYAENSKISVVLHLDHGNDFDACKAAIDGGYTSVMIDGSSLPYEKNVELTREVVKYAHERGVSVEGELGVLAGVEDDVFSEKSSYTNPLQALDFFKKTEVDALAISYGTMHGPNKGKNAVIRKEIAIAIKEIMRHEGIDGFLVSHGSSTVPQYIVKEINELGGDITNAYGIDVNQLVEVTKSGINKVNVDTDIRLATTRNMRELFKNKPELKNVQYCGEIFKLLEANPKVSDPRAYLHPIMDTLMYGNIPNEGVAEIVREVELAVKETVGTLIVKFGSVGKMPLVVPHTLDEMADYYKSRK; the protein is encoded by the coding sequence ATGTTAGTAAATATGAGGGATGTATTAAGGGCTGCAGATGACAATTTATACGGACAGGGTGCGTTTAATGCCAATTCCGTAGCACAGATAAAGGCTCTTGTCGAGATACACGAAGAGCTTAGAAGTCCTGCCATTATTCAGGGAGCCAATCTCGCCAATGGCTTTATGGGAGGCTGCATTGATTTTCCAAAATGCACACTTGAAGACAAGAAAAAAGGTGCTAAGAACATAGGGGATGCGGTTAGAAAATACGCTGAAAACAGCAAGATTTCTGTTGTACTGCACCTTGACCACGGCAATGACTTTGATGCCTGCAAGGCTGCCATAGATGGGGGCTACACCAGTGTTATGATAGATGGCAGCAGCCTTCCTTACGAGAAAAATGTGGAGCTTACCAGAGAGGTGGTAAAGTATGCTCACGAAAGAGGAGTATCTGTTGAAGGCGAGCTGGGAGTACTTGCAGGAGTAGAGGATGATGTATTCAGCGAAAAGAGCAGCTATACCAATCCTTTGCAAGCTTTGGATTTCTTTAAGAAGACAGAGGTAGATGCCCTCGCTATAAGCTATGGAACCATGCATGGACCTAACAAGGGTAAGAATGCAGTGATTAGAAAGGAGATTGCTATCGCTATCAAGGAGATAATGAGGCACGAGGGAATTGACGGATTTCTTGTAAGCCATGGCTCCTCTACTGTTCCTCAGTACATAGTTAAGGAGATAAACGAGCTTGGCGGCGACATTACCAATGCCTACGGCATAGACGTAAACCAGCTGGTAGAGGTCACAAAGAGCGGAATCAACAAGGTAAATGTAGATACAGACATTAGGCTTGCTACCACAAGGAATATGAGGGAATTGTTTAAGAACAAGCCTGAGCTTAAAAATGTGCAGTACTGCGGTGAGATATTTAAGCTCCTTGAAGCAAACCCTAAGGTGTCAGATCCTAGAGCCTACTTACACCCTATAATGGATACTCTTATGTATGGAAATATTCCAAATGAAGGAGTGGCTGAGATAGTAAGAGAGGTAGAACTTGCAGTCAAGGAAACTGTCGGAACTCTGATAGTCAAGTTTGGCAGTGTAGGCAAAATGCCCCTTGTAGTGCCTCATACGCTTGATGAAATGGCTGATTACTACAAGAGTAGAAAGTAA
- a CDS encoding ABC transporter substrate-binding protein: protein MKNLVKLTAALVCMAAVMLTACGGNAEKKSDIKASTVSEKKQEASEKKTETVELNVAYMPNYCSLWGVENAINKKYLEEEGLKVNLVEFQDGPTIIAAMESGSIDIGFIGQGAHKLCINGKAKIFALSHISNSDAVIAANGISKIEELKGKKVAYSSGSSSEDILVNSLGKVGMKMSDIEAIDMDAATIVTSMLSGSVDACATWSPNTIKILEEMKGSVKLTDNMTFADKTVSLDSWVVIPSYAEKNPDIILRFTRALFKAMDYAANEHFDETSKYIAAQTAQDYDVVFAQRSDAKWLTGKEVAKGAADGSIEKYYELQKKQFIESGAVEADPPVSDYVLFDNMIKAGEY from the coding sequence ATGAAAAACTTGGTTAAACTTACAGCAGCCTTAGTATGTATGGCAGCAGTAATGCTTACTGCTTGTGGAGGTAATGCAGAAAAAAAGTCGGATATTAAGGCTAGTACAGTATCAGAAAAGAAACAGGAGGCTTCTGAAAAAAAGACTGAAACAGTAGAATTAAATGTGGCTTACATGCCGAACTATTGCAGCCTATGGGGAGTTGAAAATGCAATTAATAAGAAATATTTGGAAGAGGAAGGATTGAAAGTAAATCTTGTGGAATTTCAGGATGGACCTACAATCATAGCGGCTATGGAATCAGGTAGTATTGACATAGGATTCATAGGTCAGGGGGCGCATAAACTCTGTATAAATGGTAAGGCTAAAATATTTGCTCTCTCACACATTTCAAATAGTGACGCAGTTATAGCAGCAAACGGAATAAGCAAGATTGAAGAACTAAAGGGAAAGAAAGTCGCATATTCATCTGGAAGCTCAAGTGAGGATATTCTTGTCAATTCGCTAGGCAAAGTAGGCATGAAAATGAGTGATATTGAGGCTATAGATATGGATGCTGCTACTATAGTTACTTCTATGTTATCCGGTTCTGTAGATGCCTGTGCAACCTGGTCGCCTAATACAATTAAGATACTGGAGGAAATGAAGGGCTCAGTAAAACTGACTGATAATATGACATTTGCTGATAAAACGGTTTCACTTGACAGCTGGGTGGTTATTCCTTCTTATGCAGAAAAAAATCCTGATATAATATTGAGGTTTACAAGGGCGTTATTTAAGGCAATGGATTATGCTGCAAATGAGCATTTTGACGAAACATCAAAATATATTGCAGCGCAGACAGCCCAGGATTATGATGTTGTTTTTGCACAGAGATCAGATGCCAAGTGGCTTACAGGAAAAGAAGTAGCGAAAGGCGCAGCTGATGGAAGCATTGAAAAATACTATGAATTACAGAAAAAACAATTTATAGAGTCAGGTGCAGTAGAAGCAGACCCTCCTGTTTCAGATTATGTGCTATTTGACAATATGATCAAGGCGGGAGAATATTAA
- a CDS encoding ABC transporter ATP-binding protein, with translation MAGEERSVSGNVKLQINKLRKVFNTRNGEMIALNGVDLDIRENEFICVVGPSGCGKSTLLNIIAGLSEPTSGEVYCDGKLVKGTGTERGVVFQQYALFPWLTVKKNVMFGLELEGIKGKEAEERAMKYIKMVQLEEFADHYPKELSGGMKQRVAIARAYAVNPSILLMDEPFGALDAQTRTQLQQELLETWEKERKTCFFITHDVDEAIILAQRVIIMSARPGRIKEIVEIDIPYPRDQETKMSPRFLELKNHIWSQVYKEYLEVKK, from the coding sequence ATGGCAGGAGAAGAGAGAAGTGTAAGCGGTAATGTAAAGCTTCAGATAAACAAGTTAAGAAAGGTATTTAACACAAGAAACGGTGAAATGATAGCCCTAAACGGGGTGGACCTGGATATAAGGGAAAATGAATTCATCTGTGTTGTAGGACCATCAGGCTGTGGTAAATCTACCTTACTGAATATAATTGCAGGACTCTCGGAGCCAACATCAGGAGAGGTATACTGCGATGGCAAGCTTGTCAAGGGAACAGGCACTGAAAGAGGAGTGGTATTTCAGCAGTATGCCCTATTTCCTTGGCTTACGGTAAAAAAGAATGTAATGTTCGGACTTGAACTTGAGGGAATCAAGGGAAAAGAAGCCGAAGAAAGAGCCATGAAATACATCAAAATGGTTCAGCTTGAAGAGTTTGCTGACCATTATCCTAAGGAGCTTTCGGGTGGTATGAAGCAGAGGGTTGCAATTGCCAGAGCCTATGCGGTAAATCCTTCAATTTTGCTTATGGATGAGCCTTTCGGAGCCCTTGATGCACAGACCAGAACCCAGCTTCAGCAGGAGCTTTTGGAGACCTGGGAGAAGGAGAGAAAGACCTGCTTTTTCATCACACATGACGTGGATGAAGCTATCATCCTTGCTCAAAGGGTTATCATAATGAGTGCAAGACCTGGAAGAATCAAGGAGATAGTAGAGATAGACATTCCTTATCCTAGAGATCAGGAAACCAAGATGTCACCTAGATTTTTGGAGCTTAAGAACCATATTTGGAGCCAGGTATACAAGGAATATCTGGAAGTAAAGAAGTAA
- a CDS encoding helix-turn-helix domain-containing protein, which produces MINLTQKTPPEISNNIAHNLISIRKRRKLSQEKLSIKSGVSLGSLKRFEHTGEISLTSLIKLSIALELEEELNNLFSEVPYKSIQELIDENTKLESKLRR; this is translated from the coding sequence ATGATTAATTTAACACAGAAAACTCCTCCTGAGATTTCAAACAACATAGCACATAACCTCATCAGTATACGAAAGAGGCGAAAACTCTCACAGGAAAAGCTTTCCATAAAGTCAGGTGTAAGCCTTGGCTCTCTTAAGCGGTTTGAACACACAGGCGAAATTTCGCTAACATCACTAATTAAACTTTCCATAGCTCTTGAATTGGAGGAAGAGCTTAATAATCTGTTTAGCGAAGTACCATATAAATCAATTCAGGAGTTAATAGATGAAAATACAAAGCTTGAAAGTAAATTACGGAGATAG
- a CDS encoding lactate racemase domain-containing protein: MNLNFEYGHGFMKAELPDNTDIFIPGETVADPPHIPEELLVEKTLYSIRHPIGMEPISKQVKAGSKVTIIFPDRVKGGEQPTSHRKISIKLILQELYDAGVKKEDILLICSNGLHRKNTEKEIRGVLGDELFFEFIHTGQIINHDSEDYEHLVDLGKTPQGDPVIMNKYVYDADFAVLIGHTQGNPYGGYSGGYKHCATGITHWRSIASHHVPKVMHREDFVPVNNSSAMRHKFDEIGSYMEKCMGKKFFCCDAVLDTKSRQIEINSGSADGVQEKAWVMGNQRTYVPFAEKKYDVIVFGMPQFFHYGDGMGTNPIMLMQALSAQVIRHKRIMSDNCVFICSSTCNGYFNERLWPYLPELFELFKEEGNTLVDLNRYGEYFATNEEYIRKYRFANAFHPFHGFSMISCGHLAEKHTSAIYLVGAEKPGYARAMGLKTRETFEEALKDARLKYLPKEPNILALPRTFTTAAVHLMMKDDVMPLADRYLK; encoded by the coding sequence ATGAACTTAAATTTTGAGTATGGACATGGCTTCATGAAGGCGGAATTGCCTGATAATACAGATATATTTATACCGGGAGAGACAGTTGCAGACCCACCTCACATACCGGAGGAGCTCCTTGTGGAGAAGACCCTGTATTCTATCAGGCATCCTATAGGGATGGAGCCTATAAGCAAGCAGGTTAAGGCAGGAAGCAAGGTTACCATCATCTTCCCTGACAGGGTGAAGGGTGGAGAACAGCCTACATCTCACAGAAAAATCTCCATAAAGCTAATATTGCAGGAGCTATACGATGCAGGAGTTAAGAAAGAGGATATCCTCCTTATCTGCTCAAACGGGCTTCATAGAAAAAATACTGAAAAAGAAATAAGAGGGGTACTAGGAGATGAGCTCTTCTTTGAATTCATCCACACTGGACAGATAATAAACCACGACAGCGAGGACTACGAGCATCTTGTAGACCTAGGGAAGACTCCTCAGGGCGACCCTGTAATCATGAATAAATATGTCTATGATGCGGACTTTGCAGTACTTATCGGACATACTCAGGGCAACCCTTATGGTGGATATTCAGGAGGATACAAACACTGTGCAACAGGTATTACCCACTGGCGTTCAATAGCAAGCCACCATGTGCCAAAGGTGATGCACAGAGAAGACTTTGTTCCTGTCAATAACAGCTCCGCTATGCGCCACAAGTTCGATGAAATAGGCTCATATATGGAAAAATGCATGGGCAAGAAATTCTTCTGTTGTGATGCTGTCCTTGATACCAAGTCAAGGCAGATAGAGATAAACTCAGGCAGTGCTGACGGAGTACAGGAAAAGGCATGGGTAATGGGAAATCAGAGAACCTACGTGCCATTTGCAGAGAAAAAATACGATGTGATAGTTTTTGGTATGCCTCAGTTTTTCCACTACGGAGACGGCATGGGTACCAACCCTATCATGCTTATGCAGGCCTTATCTGCTCAGGTTATCCGCCACAAGAGAATAATGAGTGATAACTGTGTCTTCATCTGCTCAAGCACCTGTAACGGATATTTCAACGAAAGGCTGTGGCCTTATCTCCCTGAACTCTTTGAGCTGTTCAAGGAAGAGGGAAATACCCTGGTTGATCTAAACAGATACGGGGAGTACTTTGCAACAAATGAGGAGTATATAAGAAAATACCGTTTCGCTAATGCTTTCCATCCTTTCCATGGCTTTAGTATGATATCCTGTGGCCATCTGGCTGAAAAACATACATCAGCAATCTACCTTGTGGGTGCCGAAAAGCCGGGATATGCAAGGGCTATGGGCTTAAAAACCAGGGAGACTTTTGAAGAGGCACTTAAGGATGCAAGGCTTAAATATCTTCCAAAGGAGCCTAACATCCTTGCCCTCCCAAGAACCTTTACCACAGCTGCAGTCCACCTTATGATGAAGGACGATGTGATGCCTTTAGCAGACAGATACTTAAAATAA
- a CDS encoding LacI family DNA-binding transcriptional regulator: protein MEKNTTLKDIADKLGISVSTVSRVINGNSVKAANKKLQDDIWRTAKELNYVPNTAAQLLKRSRETDRESLRTIACVFARADTDQSDPFFSEISRALETELLRQGFIMKYSIYNKGLPQAVLETFLKTERVDGVIILGRPDKKIIELVCKYNKYVVYVGLNKIEGDIDQVICDGYEAGMAALKHLQKAGIRKIFYLGETKSEARYKAFKDFMRQHGLAKEPADYTIESPFRLHAAYDKMKHFLKKGELPEGLFCGNDLAALGALKALTEEGIKVPKDISVIGIDDIAMAGFSTPMLTTVSIPKEQLGKKAAKFIVDRILNGNDINVIMMIPFKLIERESAKKVKEVKR from the coding sequence ATGGAAAAGAATACAACCCTTAAAGATATAGCTGACAAGCTTGGAATATCAGTATCAACTGTTTCAAGAGTAATAAATGGCAATTCGGTAAAGGCAGCGAACAAAAAGCTTCAGGATGATATCTGGAGGACTGCCAAGGAGCTAAACTATGTTCCCAATACCGCAGCTCAGCTTCTAAAGAGGAGCAGGGAGACAGACAGGGAAAGCCTTAGAACGATAGCCTGTGTATTTGCAAGGGCTGACACAGACCAAAGCGATCCGTTTTTTTCAGAAATATCCAGGGCGCTTGAGACTGAGCTTCTAAGACAGGGCTTCATTATGAAGTATTCCATTTACAATAAGGGACTGCCACAGGCGGTACTTGAGACCTTTCTTAAGACTGAAAGGGTGGATGGAGTCATCATACTTGGAAGACCTGATAAGAAGATAATCGAGTTAGTGTGTAAGTACAACAAATATGTAGTCTATGTAGGACTTAACAAGATTGAGGGAGACATAGACCAGGTTATCTGTGACGGCTATGAAGCGGGAATGGCTGCATTGAAGCACTTACAAAAGGCAGGGATAAGAAAAATATTTTATCTTGGTGAGACAAAAAGTGAAGCAAGGTATAAGGCATTTAAGGACTTTATGAGGCAGCATGGACTGGCAAAGGAGCCTGCTGACTATACCATAGAATCACCTTTTAGACTTCATGCGGCCTACGATAAGATGAAGCACTTCTTAAAGAAGGGGGAGCTTCCCGAAGGGCTGTTTTGTGGCAATGATCTGGCAGCACTTGGTGCACTTAAGGCCCTAACCGAAGAAGGAATTAAGGTGCCAAAAGACATATCGGTTATAGGGATTGATGATATTGCAATGGCAGGCTTTTCAACCCCAATGCTCACTACAGTAAGCATTCCCAAAGAACAGCTCGGTAAAAAGGCAGCTAAGTTCATAGTGGACAGGATACTTAATGGAAATGACATAAATGTAATAATGATGATTCCTTTCAAGTTGATTGAGAGGGAGTCTGCAAAAAAAGTAAAAGAGGTCAAAAGATGA
- a CDS encoding diphosphate--fructose-6-phosphate 1-phosphotransferase, with product MADNLIVIHGGGPTAVINSSLYGVLTFAKKDERVGKIYAAKNGTGGLLKEDFIDLTDVSDERLELLKQTPGTAIGTSRDPLEKEDYEKMIDILLKHGIKYVLFNGGNGTMDTCGKLCEACKKLGKDIYVMGIPKTMDNDLAITDHSPGFGSAARYIATSVRELCFDVESLPIHVVVVEASGRNAGWITAASALADKEGRYAPDLIYLPEVPFSEERFLEDVREKLKTKKGIVVVVSEGLSDKEGKPIVKPIFQVGRATYFGDISSHLANLVIKELGYKARGEKPGLLGRASITLQSEIDVEEAILVGIEAVKAVLNGENGKMIALSRNEGNEYGVHTTAVDIKDVMMFEKKLPENFINESKNGVTEDFIKWCEPLVGKIGNEMVSFK from the coding sequence ATGGCAGATAATCTTATAGTTATACACGGGGGAGGGCCGACTGCGGTGATAAATTCCTCCCTCTATGGGGTATTAACATTTGCAAAGAAGGATGAAAGAGTAGGGAAAATCTATGCTGCAAAAAACGGTACGGGAGGACTCTTAAAGGAAGACTTTATAGACCTTACAGATGTCTCTGATGAAAGACTGGAGCTGCTTAAACAGACTCCGGGTACTGCCATAGGCACATCTAGAGATCCACTTGAAAAAGAGGATTATGAAAAGATGATAGACATCCTCTTAAAGCATGGGATAAAGTACGTACTCTTTAATGGCGGCAACGGCACCATGGATACCTGTGGCAAGCTGTGCGAGGCATGCAAGAAGCTCGGTAAGGACATATATGTGATGGGGATACCAAAAACTATGGACAATGACCTTGCAATCACAGACCACAGTCCGGGATTTGGAAGTGCTGCAAGGTATATAGCAACAAGCGTTAGGGAGCTATGCTTCGATGTTGAAAGCCTGCCTATCCATGTGGTGGTGGTTGAAGCATCTGGCAGGAATGCCGGCTGGATAACCGCAGCAAGTGCTCTTGCTGACAAAGAAGGCAGATATGCGCCTGACTTGATATATTTGCCTGAAGTTCCATTTTCAGAAGAAAGATTCCTCGAAGATGTGAGGGAGAAGCTTAAAACCAAGAAGGGCATAGTGGTGGTTGTCAGCGAAGGACTTAGCGATAAAGAGGGAAAGCCTATAGTTAAGCCCATATTTCAGGTTGGCAGGGCGACTTACTTTGGAGATATAAGCTCCCACCTTGCAAATCTTGTGATTAAGGAGCTTGGCTACAAGGCAAGGGGTGAGAAGCCGGGACTTCTTGGCAGGGCATCCATTACCTTGCAAAGTGAGATAGATGTCGAAGAAGCCATACTTGTAGGCATTGAAGCTGTAAAGGCTGTACTTAACGGAGAAAACGGCAAGATGATAGCCTTATCAAGAAATGAAGGAAATGAGTACGGAGTTCATACTACAGCAGTAGACATAAAGGATGTAATGATGTTTGAAAAGAAGCTTCCTGAGAATTTTATAAATGAATCTAAAAACGGAGTGACTGAGGATTTCATAAAATGGTGCGAGCCTTTGGTAGGGAAAATAGGGAATGAAATGGTGAGTTTTAAGTAG
- a CDS encoding uridine kinase family protein, with the protein MKYSYEEIKKLVEKYMQDEDESPVLIAIDGNCAAGKTTLAARLQSDLGGNVFHMDDYYLQSYQRTRERLRETGGNVDYERFKKEVIEPLKKGEAVGVYACIHPDFVLEYRKTLEFKRLNIIEGSYSCHPYFNSPYKLQIFVEADYELQIERIRKRNGEVMLQRFINEWIPKENEYFRKMKIKEKCLQIKM; encoded by the coding sequence ATGAAATATTCTTATGAGGAAATAAAAAAACTTGTAGAAAAATATATGCAGGATGAAGATGAAAGCCCTGTTTTAATTGCAATTGACGGAAACTGTGCCGCAGGCAAGACAACGCTTGCGGCAAGGCTACAAAGCGACCTTGGCGGCAATGTGTTTCATATGGATGATTATTATCTGCAGAGCTACCAAAGGACAAGGGAGAGGTTAAGGGAAACAGGCGGTAACGTAGACTATGAAAGATTTAAAAAAGAGGTGATTGAGCCTCTTAAAAAGGGTGAAGCAGTAGGGGTATATGCCTGCATTCACCCTGATTTCGTTTTAGAATACAGAAAAACACTCGAATTTAAGAGGCTTAACATCATAGAAGGCTCTTATTCCTGTCATCCCTATTTTAACTCTCCCTACAAGCTTCAAATCTTCGTAGAGGCTGATTATGAGCTACAGATTGAAAGGATTAGAAAGAGAAATGGGGAGGTAATGCTTCAAAGATTTATAAATGAATGGATACCCAAGGAGAATGAATATTTCAGAAAAATGAAGATAAAGGAGAAATGTTTACAGATAAAAATGTAG
- a CDS encoding triose-phosphate isomerase family protein produces the protein MKKYLFLNLKRFDVLREFGGVNGNLDLKNWSVNIIKKITEPLKEIKAKSDVEFVMYLPELHLFNALEAADETISVGCQGIFYENVSKGGNFGAFTTHRVAAAMKQIGVKDVIIGHFEERKDKNNLLSMAGTEDKALVNRILNKELALAIEAGITPLYCIGESLEERQTSWKEVLKLQIEEGLKGIDLGKVKIAYEPLWAIGPGKTPATANEIKEVADFIKSIVDVPVLYGGGLKSDNAASISQIEGVDGGLIALTRFTGDIGFYPEEYLEIIRLYLG, from the coding sequence ATGAAAAAGTATTTATTTCTTAACTTAAAAAGATTTGATGTACTGAGAGAATTTGGCGGCGTTAATGGGAACTTAGACCTTAAAAACTGGTCTGTTAACATTATCAAAAAGATAACCGAGCCATTAAAGGAGATTAAGGCTAAGTCAGATGTCGAATTTGTAATGTATCTTCCGGAGCTTCATTTATTTAATGCCTTAGAGGCTGCTGATGAAACTATATCTGTCGGCTGTCAGGGCATCTTCTATGAAAATGTGAGTAAGGGAGGCAACTTTGGAGCATTTACAACTCACAGGGTAGCTGCGGCAATGAAGCAGATAGGGGTAAAGGATGTGATTATAGGCCATTTTGAAGAGAGAAAAGATAAGAACAATCTCTTATCAATGGCGGGGACTGAGGACAAGGCCTTGGTGAACAGGATATTAAACAAAGAGCTTGCCCTTGCCATAGAGGCTGGCATTACTCCATTATACTGTATTGGGGAGAGCCTTGAAGAGAGACAGACTTCCTGGAAAGAAGTTCTTAAACTACAGATAGAGGAGGGCTTAAAGGGGATAGACTTGGGCAAGGTAAAGATTGCCTATGAGCCGCTTTGGGCTATAGGACCGGGCAAGACTCCGGCTACAGCTAATGAGATTAAGGAGGTGGCAGACTTTATCAAGTCAATTGTTGATGTGCCCGTACTTTACGGCGGCGGCCTTAAGAGTGATAATGCTGCTTCCATTTCACAGATAGAAGGGGTGGATGGCGGTCTCATAGCACTAACCAGATTTACCGGGGATATAGGATTTTACCCTGAGGAGTATTTGGAGATAATTAGGCTGTATTTGGGGTGA
- a CDS encoding ABC transporter permease: MKKKSKLQTIPKQLWLLFSFLAAMVVWYLLSINPQTARSFPNVVLTVESVKTMINRGVFFTDISSSLISVSVGFLLGFVLSLPTAILMAWYAPVRNIIEPWIQFIRNIPPLAYVPLVVISAGVGRRPQIIVITIATFLIMTVTIYQGVVNVDETLIKAARVLGATDKDIFFRVIAPATLPFIITAIRLGSSTALTTLIAAESTGAVAGLGMRIRSLNNSFESAPMLMYIIIIGIIGMLVEKLVKFLERRFTSWQEKREV, encoded by the coding sequence ATGAAGAAAAAAAGTAAACTCCAAACAATCCCTAAGCAGTTATGGCTATTGTTTTCTTTTTTGGCAGCCATGGTGGTATGGTACCTCTTATCCATAAACCCACAGACTGCAAGAAGTTTTCCAAATGTAGTCTTAACAGTAGAATCTGTGAAAACGATGATTAACAGGGGGGTTTTCTTTACAGACATTAGCAGCAGTTTGATATCGGTGAGTGTAGGATTTTTACTGGGCTTTGTATTATCCTTACCTACTGCTATACTTATGGCTTGGTATGCCCCGGTAAGAAATATTATCGAGCCTTGGATACAGTTTATCAGAAATATTCCACCTCTTGCTTATGTTCCACTTGTAGTTATTTCAGCAGGTGTGGGCAGGAGGCCACAGATTATAGTAATTACTATTGCGACCTTTCTTATAATGACGGTTACTATATATCAGGGTGTTGTAAATGTGGATGAAACCCTTATAAAGGCTGCCAGGGTACTTGGTGCAACTGATAAGGATATATTCTTTAGAGTTATTGCTCCTGCGACTCTGCCTTTTATAATAACAGCCATAAGGCTTGGAAGCTCGACAGCTCTAACCACGCTGATTGCGGCAGAATCAACAGGAGCGGTTGCAGGACTGGGTATGAGAATCCGTTCGCTAAATAACAGCTTTGAGTCGGCGCCTATGCTTATGTACATCATTATTATCGGTATCATCGGTATGCTGGTAGAAAAGCTGGTTAAGTTCTTAGAGAGGAGGTTTACATCATGGCAGGAGAAGAGAGAAGTGTAA